The genomic window CGGGCATGGATGACCTTATCGACAAGGTGACGCAGTTCGCGATGGAGCATGGCGAGAGCTGCAGTGCCTCGGTGCGCTGCCTCGCCCCGCGCAAACCGCCCGGGTTCAAACGTGCGACCGAGAACCTCTATTTCAACCTGGTTGACCGGACGACTGAGAAACGCGGCGACGCCGCGGCCTGAAGCCTCCCCAACGGAAACCTCCGGGGCGGCCTCGCGCAACGGTCGCCCTCCCCTTCCCTTAATTCCAAAGGACCAAAGACATGACACAAGTGAATGATTTCTACACGCAGATGCTCGAATCTCAGAGACGGGCTGCCGAACAGCGGGTCGAGACCCGCGCGGCGCTCCTTACCGAGCTGCGCGCCCTCGGTGTGAGGAGCATCAAGGTGCAATACGAAGGCTACGGCGACTCCGGCAATGTCGAGGATGTCGTCGTGAGCCCTGACACGATCACCCTGACAGAAGAGTTGCGGCACCGGGTCGAAGACTTCGGCTGGGACTTCGCCTATGCGCTGAGCCCCGGTTTCGAGAACAACGAAGGCGGCTATGGCGAACTGACCTGGGCGCTCGAGGTGGACAAGATCGGTGTCAGCCACTCGAACCGCTATATCGAGACCGACACCACCGAACACGAGGGGCTCTGACATGGCGCATCCCCTCCACCACGCCGAAAGCTCTGCCCGCAAGTTCGGCGGCGTGCCTGAAGATTATCAGCATGTGCATGACTGGTTTGACTCATCCAAAGAGCACCTCGCGATCTTTACGCATCGTGCACACCGGCACCACGCGCTCGGGATCTTCGAGGCCGAACGACTGTTTGGGCGCAGCCTGACCAACAGCGCTGGCCGGGTCGTCCCGATCCGCTGGATTGGTGAGCAGCATGTGCGCGAAGACTGTCAGGGCCGTATTCCATCGCTGGCGGATTGGCTCGGACGCATTCAGCCGGAACCATGGATGGCCAATGGCCGGATCGACAACGATCCAACGCAGATCGGCAGCGATCCGCGCGCGGCCTGGATCGAAGCAGTCGCCAATCACCAGACCATTCTCGGCTTTGAGGATTGGCTGCTGAAGGTCTCGGTTGAGCACACCCAGCATCGCCAGAACCGCGCCGCCGCCTGAGCCGCCGGGCGGCAAGCTTACGAACCATCTGACCACGTCCAGATCGACCCGCTCGAGCCGCAACCGGCTCAGCGGGTCGATTTCGTTTCAAGAAAGGAGATCGAGATGCACGACCCGGTCCATCAGGAGGCCTACCAGGGCCACACCATCAAAATCTACCATGATCCCGATACTGAGAGCCCACGGGAGTGGTCCAATCTCGGCACGCTGATTTGCTGGCACCGACGCTATCGGCTGGGTGACAGCCATCAGTTCGACAACCCCGAGGCGTTCCTGCGCGACCTCTCGGGCGTCTCGGCGCTGAGGGAACTTTCAATCGAACAGCTGCGCGACCGCGCCGCGCGCAAGGCAATCCTTTTGCCCGTGTTTCTCTATGATCACTCTGGCCTCGCGATGAACACCATCGGGTTTCACTGCCCGTGGGATTCCGGTCAGGTGGGCTTCATCTACGTGACGCTCGCGGCGGTCCGGACGGAGTTTGGCGTGGAACGTGTCACCAAGGCGTTGCGCGAAAAGGCCGAAGACATCCTGCGCGGTGAAATCGTCAGCTACGACGCCTATCTCGACGGGCGGGTCTATGGCTATGTGATTGAGCAGGACGGCGAAGAGGTCGATGCCTGCTGGGGGGTCGTCGGCGATTATGTGACCGACTGTTTGCCGGAGGCACGGCGTGCGGTGCCTGATCATGAGCCGAAACAGTCAACATATTCCGATATGGCTCAGGCCCACCCATAGGCAAATCGGTCTGCTACGGCGGGCAGGATTTACAGCGCGGCCTTAGCAAGCTTGATGTTCCGTCAATGCTGCAATGCAGAAATAACATAGGGCAGCTATTGTGCAGGCGCAGCATGGCCCCTATCTTAAGTCATGTGATCAGTTCCTCCTCCTCCCTGAGCTGATCCAGAATAATCGGCGGCATCCACCTCCTCCCGGATGCCGCCTTTTTATTTTGTGGCGATTTCACAATCGGCGGATTCGGGCCACTAAACGCTCAACACTCTGAGGTATCAACAGGTTTTAGAACTCGGTTGTGTTCGATGTCTGGCTGCAGGTCTCTCGAACAGCAACAGAAGTTCCCTACCTGAGACTGGCTTGTAATACGGCGCTCATCGTTTGCGGTGTCCGCCCGAGGATACGTGACAGTGTGGGATCGACCGTTGAGAATTCACCCGCCCGCGCCGCGCGGTAGTAGCCCAACATAACGGCGGTTGAGCCTTCTGGAACACCGGAGGCCCGCGCATTTGCTTGCAGGACATCTTCGCTGATCAAAACGCGTTCGACAGGCCTGCCCATTATCTGACCCGCGCGCTCCGCCAGCTCGGCAAGGTCGAGCGCTTCAGCCCCGGTCAACGGCGGCGTCGGGCCGTCAATCACCTCCTGCCCCGCGAGCAAGGCTGCATCCACCGCAGCGAGATCGTCATGGGTCGTCCACGCGACTTTCCCATCTTGCGGGGCAGCCAATCGCCCCGCTTTCAAGCCCTTGGCATTCATCATCACGGCACTCGCCGCGTAAAAACCGTGGCGCAAGGCCGTCCATGACATCCCCGATGTCGCGAGCATCGCTTCCGTTGCCGCATGATCGCGACCCGGAGAGAAATGCGAGTCCGGCGAACTGGACACCTGACTGGTGTAAAATATGCGTTCCACCCCAATGTCGCGGGCCACGTCGATGGCCGTCGCGTGTTGTGGCAAAGGATTTCCCCCGCTCGCTGCAGCGTTCGAAGACACGAGAAGCAAGTGTTCGGCCCCGTCCCAAGCGTGGCGCAAACTCTCTGGATCGTTATAATCGCCTTGGCGTACGCGCACACCAAGCGCCGTGAATGCCTCGGCATTTGTGGTGTCGCGGACACTGATCCCGATGCGCTCGGCGGCGACGTGATGCAGCAGATTTTCAACAATTTTGCGGCCAAGCTGGCCCGTTGCCCCGGTCACAATCAACATGGCTTTGTCCTTTCCATTTCTGTTTGCCGGACCCACATATCGGCCGGCACCGGTTACACTAGGAGTATCCACTGTTCTTTGTGCCTTTGATAATCTGACAAATATCGAATAGTCTGTTCTCCATGAAGAACAGTATATCCCAAGACGATCTGATCGTGTTTTTGACGGTCCTTGACGAGGGGGCTTTCGAGCGGCCGCGCGGCGTCTCGGGGTTGCGCCGTCAAACGTCAGCACGACGGTGTCCCGCATCGAGACACAGCTCGGTGTCCCGCTTCTGTTGCGCACGACGCGCAGCATGCGGGCGACGGACCAAGGCCTAGCACTGGCCGCACGGATCGCGCCACTGATGGCCGAGGTGCGCGCGGCTTGTGCTGAAACTGCAAGCTCGACGGGTCGGGTGAGCGGCCGGTTGAAGATCAATGTGCCGGGCGCGGTCATGCCCGATATCCTGCCGCCTATTATGGCCGCGTTTCAGCATCGACACCCGGCTGTGGAGGTCGAGCTTGTTGTCGACAACGGCTTGGTCGATATTGTTGCGTCTGATTGCGATGCGGGAATTCGCTACGGCGCATCGCTTGAAAAGGACATGATCTCCATCCCCATTGGACCGCGCCGCCAGCAGATCGCGCTCGCCGCCTCGCCCGCCTATGTGGAGGCACATGGTTGCCCAGAGACTCCTGCACAACTGACCACCCATGATGCGATCCGATATCGCCTGCCGGGTGGGCCTCTGCTCCCGTGGACATTGCAAGCCGGAGGTAAGGCCATCACGGTCGAGCCTGCCACACGCTTGGTCCTCAGCGTGAATGCCCTGAACTCTGGGTTGAGTTATGCCAGGGCGGGAATGGGGATCATCGCCATGTTCCGCAATTGGCTCGAGGACGATTTTCGCGCACAGACGCTTGTGCCGATCCTGAAAGAGCACTGGCATCCTTTGGATGGGCCAAGGCTCTACTACCCCAACCGGTTTACATCCAACGCGTTACGGGCATTCATTGAGACCTGCCAGAGTAAGGTCTCTGGGGATGAATAAGGTTGCAAATTACCAGTGAAAATTCGGCTGCTAGCACATTCTCTGTGAGCGCTGTTAGGACCTGCCCAAAAGAGCGAGAGGCAGGGCGGGAGGGGTGACCCCTCCCGGGTGAGAGAGTGCGCACGGGGTTTGGGGCCAACCCTCAACTCCGGAGATTGCCGATGAACGCTTACCCCCATTCCGCCCCGCTTGCGCCCGAGCCCGAGGCCCCTGTCCGCCCGGAAGCCTCGCGCTTCTCGCACAACCTGATCCAGGCTGCGAAAACCCTCGTGCCGCAGTTCGAAGCGGGCAAACCCGTCGATGCTGCAGCCCTGCGCGCCGCGATGGAAGATGCCTTTGGCGCTAGCGACACGAGCGGCGCCTGGGTCTGGAAGGATGCCTATGAGGCAGCCGAGATCGCCCAGATCCTGATTCTTTGGCGCTACGGCGCATTGATGCAGCGCCAGGCCGCCTCACCGCAGGCCTTCCTCACCATGATCGAACGCCTGGCCAGTCTGGCCCCGCCCCACACACGACGTTCCGAAGACAGTGTGCGTTTGCAACAATTCTCGACCCCCCTACCCCTTGCGGCCATTGTCGCGCAGGTTGCTGGGCTGCATGCTGACGATCTGGTGCTCGAGCCCTCGGCGGGCACCGGCATGCTGGCGATCTTCGCGCGGATCGCAGGCGCGCGACTGGCGTTGAACGAGCTTGCGGAAACCCGCCGCGCCTTGCTGGGGCACCTGTTCCCGAACACCGTCGTGTCGGATCACGATGCCGCCTCGATCGACGATCGTCTCGACCGGTCGATCACGCCTTCTGTCATCGTAATGAACCCGCCGTTTTCGGCTGCGAACCATGTTGAAGGCCAATTCCGGCAGGCCACCAGCCAGCATGTCCTGTCCGTCTTGGCGCGCCTCGCGCCGGGTGGGCGCCTTGTCGTCATCACTGGCGAGAGTTTTCGACCTTCCGCGAAATCCTTCCAGTCGACCTTTCAGCGGATCGCTTCAAGCGCCGATGTAGTGTTTTCCGCCGCGATTGAGGGCAAGGTCTTCGCGCGACATGGCACCACGGTCGACACGCGGCTCACCGTGATCGACAAGTGCGCGGTCGACGAACTTGAGACCCCAAAGGTCGACATCGACGCCGCCTATCATCCGATCTGTGACACGACCGCTGAACTTCTCTCCGCAGTTCTCACTCATTGCCCCGAGCGCCAGAGTCCCCAGCCCAGCCCGACTAGTTCGGCGCTATCGGTGCCATCCCGACCGACGCGCATCAACTTGCACGCCCTGCGCAACGCCGCTCGCAAGGAATCTCGTGCCCTCGCTGAGGAACGGGCAAAGCACCCGTTCGACGACATCGAGACGGCCTTGCTCGACTACCTACCGAAAGCTTGGAGCGAACCCGACGGCACGCTGCAGGATGCCGTCTACGAAGCCTATGATCTTCAGGCGATCCGGATCGACCGCGCGGCGGAGCATCCGACAGCACTTGTCCAATCCGCCGCCATGGCCTCGGTGCCACCACCCGTGCCGAGCTACCGTCCCGTCTTGCCGAAGACCCTCGTCGCGGATGGCCTTCTCTCCGCCCCGCAGCTTGAAAGCGTCATTTATGCAGGCAATGCGCATCAGACGCATCTCAAGGGCTGGTTCACGCGCGGCGAGATCGAAGGCCATCTGATGGCAGCGGCCGAGGGTGACGAGGGCGCCTTCCGCCTGCGCAAGGGCTGGTTCTTGGGCGATGGCACCGGCTGCGGCAAGGGCCGGCAAGTTGCGGGCATCATCCTCGACAATTGGCTACAAGGCCGCCGCAGGGCGGTCTGGGTCTCAAAAAGCGACAAGCTCATCGAAGATGCGCGGCGCGACTGGATGGCGCTCGGGGGGCGCGAGGGCGATATCGTGCCGCTCTCGAAGTTCCGCCAGGGCAGCGACATCCGCCTGCCCGAGGGTATCCTCTTCGTCACCTATGCCACGCTGCGTTCGGCCGAACGCGAGGGGAAAGCCTCCCGCCTTGACCAGGTCACGTCTTGGCTCGGCGACGGGTTCGACGGGGTCATTGCTTTCGATGAGAGCCACGCCATGGCGAATGCCGCCGGCGAAAAGTCCGACCGCGGCGACAAGAAGGCGTCCCAGCAGGGCCTCGCTGGCCTCGCGCTGCAAAATGCCCTGCCCGATGCGCGCGCGCTCTACGTCTCAGCCACCGGCGCGACGGTCGTCGGCAATCTCGCCTATGCTGCGCGTCTCGGCCTCTGGGGCACGGGAGATTTCCCCTTTGTGACACGGGCCGAGTTCGTCGCCGCGATGGAGGCCGGTGGCATTGCCGCCATGGAGATGATCTCGCGCGACCTGAAGGCGCTCGGGCTCTATCTCGCGCGGTCCCTTTCCTATGCCGGGGTCGAATACGACATGCTCGTGCACGAGCTGACACCCGCCCAAGTCGCGATCTATGACAGTTATGCCGACGCCTATCAGATTATTCACACCAACTTGGAGGCAGCGCTTCAAGCCTCGGGTGTTTCCTCTGAGACAGGCACGCTAAACGCCCAGGCGAAATCCGCGGCGCGCTCCGCTTTCGAGAGCAACAAGCAGCGCTTCTTCAATCATCTCATCACCGCCATGAAATGCCCTTCGCTCATCCGCTCGATCGAAGCGGATCTGGCGGCCGGTCATTCGGCGGTGATCCAGGTCGTCTCGACCAGCGAGGCGGTGATGGAACGCCGCCTAGAGGACATCCCACCCTCGGAATGGGACGACCTGCAGGTCGATTTTACCCCACGCGAGAACATCATGGACTACCTGATGCACAGCTTCCCGACGCAGCTCTTCGAGCCCTACACCGACGAAAACGGCGACCTGCGGTCTCGCCCTGCTCTCGACGGCGATGGCAACCCGATCATCTGCCGCGAGGCGGAGCGGCGGCGGGATGATCTGATCGAGCATCTGGGAGCTCTCGCCCCGGTGCAGGGTGCGCTCGACCAAATCCTTTGGCATTTCGGCGGAGACGCTGTGGCCGAGGTCACGGGGCGCAAGCGGCGCATCGTGAAGACGCGTGAAGGGCGGCTCAAGGTCGAGAACCGCCCCACCTCCTCCAATCTGGGAGAAACCCAAGCTTTCATGGATGACGCCAAGCGGATCCTGATCTTTTCCGATGCGGGGGGCACCGGGCGCAGCTATCACGCCGATCTCGGGGCAAAGAACCAGCGCCTCAGGGTGCACTACCTGCTGGAGCCCGGCTGGAAGGCCGACAATGCGATCCAGGGTCTTGGACGCACCAACCGCACAAACCAGGCGCAGCCGCCACTCTTCCGGCCAGTGGCGACCAATGTGAAAGGCGAGAAGCGGTTTCTCTCCACCATCGCGCGACGTCTCGACACGCTTGGGGCCATCACCAAGGGCCAGCGCGAGACGGGCGGGCAGAACATGTTCCGCGCCGAGGACAATCTCGAGAGCCCCTACGCACGCGCGGCGCTGCGGCAGTTCTTCTACAAACTGCGTGCAGGCAAGATCGAGGCCTGTTCCTACGCGAAGTTCCAGGAGATGACCGGTCTGACGCTCGATGAGGCGGACGGCACCATGAAAGAAAACCTGCCGCCGATCCAGCAGTTCCTGAACCGCTGTCTGGCGCTCCGCATCGACATGCAGGACGCGATCTTTGAGGCCTTCGGCGGGTTTCTTTCCGCCATCATCGAGGATGCGCGCCAGGCGGGCACGCTTGATGTCGGGCTAGAGACCCTGCGCGCGGAAAAGTTCGTGATCACCGATCGTAAGGTCATCTTCGAGCATGAGGCGACTGGCGCTGCGGCCACCGCCCTGACCGTGGAGCGCACGGATCGCAACGATCCGCTCACCCTGCCCCGGGTCAAGGCCATATGTGCCGATTCAGAAGGCGCGACGCTGTGCTGGAACACGACATCTAAACGCGCGGCGCTGATGGTGAAGGCGCCGGCCTGCATGGACGAGGACGGCGTGCCGATCCTTCGCGTGAAGCTCCTGCGGCCCATGGCGACCGAGATCCTCGCGCTCAGCGAGTTCTCGAAATCGCACTGGGATGAGATCGATGATGCGATGTTCGAGCAGCTCTGGCAGGCCGAGGTCGAGGCAGTGCCGGAATTCACCACGTCGAAAATCACTCTGATCTGCGGTCTTCTGCTGCCGATCTGGGACCGGCTGCCCGTCGACAACATGCGCATCTATCGTCTGCAGACCGAGGATGGAGAACGCGCCATCGGCCGTCTGGTCAGCCAGGAACAGCTTCTCAATGTTTACGCGCGCCTTGGCCTTGACTGCCAGATCGAGATGTCGCCTCAAGAGGTCTTCGCCGCGGTCATGGACGCGAAGACGACCCTCAGCCTGCTCTGCGGCTACCAGCTGCGCCGCTCATTGGTCATGGGACAGCCGAGGCTCGAGCTCATCGGCGCGTCGGGCGCGGCCCTGCCGGGACTGAAAGCCTTGGGTTGCTTCACCGAAGTGATCCAGTGGAAAACGCGGGTGTTCATCCCGGTGGATGGCGTCGATGTGGTGGCGCGCGTGCTCGCCGAGCATCCGGTTGGCGCCAGCGGTGCGGATGCTGCCGCATGAGCGCGCGGCGCAGTATCGCAGACCTCTCGGCCGATCTGGCAGACCGCGCCGAAAGTTTCTGCCGCCAGTATTTCCCCAAGGGGCGCAAGCAGGGCAATTATTGGCAGGTCGGCGATACCTCTGGCGCCAAGGGTCAGAGCCTCGCCATCCGGCTCCAGGCGCAAGGTGGTCGTAAAGCCGGGTCCTGGACCGATTACGCGACGGGGCAATATGGCGATCTGATCGACCTGCTGCATGAACGGCTCGGGTCGGTCACGCTGAAGGAAACGCTGAGGGAGGCCCGGTCCTTCCTCGGCGAGGCCCCCTGCCCTGCCGTACCTCGTGAAACCCCAAGGGCTGAGCGCCCGGATGCAGCCCCCAGCAAACGCATCGCGCGGGCGCGGAAACTCTTCGCCGCTGGCAAGCCGGTGTTCGGCACATTGGCTGCCACCTATCTGCAAGGGCGCGGCATCACACGTCTTGGTCCGGCCCTGCGCTATCACCCGCGGGTCTTCCTGCGGCAGGGCGAGGACGACCCGGATCCGCCGCAAAGGGCCCCTGCCCTGCTCGCGAAGATCACCGACAATCGGGGCCAGATCACCGGATGCGCGCGCACCTATCTCGACCTGTCCACCGGCGGGTTGGCCGAGATCGAGAGCCCTAAGCGGATCCTCGGGCAACTTCACGGTCATGCCATCCGCTTCTGGTCCGGCATCTCTCGCACTGATCTCATCGTCGGCGAAGGTCTCGAGAACACCCTCTCGATCGGCACGGCTCTGCCAGAGTTCGATCTCGCCTCCTGTCTCACCGCCACCCATCTCGGTCTCTTCATCCCGCTGCCGGGGATCAAGCGCATCTGGATCGCGCGGGACAATGACGAAGCTGGACGTAACGCATCAAAGAGATTACGTAACCGACTGGAATCGCTTGGAATTACCTGTGGTGATCTCGTGCCAAACATGGGTGATTTCAACGGCTATCTGCGGGCTTTCGGCAAGGATGCGCTGCGCCGGTCCCTGCTCAAGGCCATGAAAGCACAAGGTCTGGAGATTGAGGGCGGCTGACCGCCAACTTCCTCAGCGAAGTCCGAAAGGGCAAAGGTTCCGCCAGTTCGATCTGATCCCGTTTGGACAAGGGGAGCGATGGACCGGCGGGTCGGGGCCCAAGAAAGCTGAAAGAGGGGCCCCTCGCCCGGGCAGCAATGCGCCCCGAACCAGAAAATTCCCCTGCCCCACCACATGACCGTGGTGGGCCATTCCTCGCGGGAACAATTTTCCGGCCCGCGGCGCATTCTCCGCTGCGCTCCGATCCTGACGGATGCGGCCCGGTCGCCGCCGGTCCTGTTATCGCCCCATCCAAATCGGGTCAGATCAAACAGAGGAACCAGATAATGCCCCATCAGACAGACATCCAGGAGGAGACCGGCGTAACCTCCGCCATCCTCGACCACCTGGCACTTCATGGCGCAACGCCCGGGCCCGGCGATACCGATCATCGCCCCCTGCCCCAGCCCGACGAGGTCGAGCTCGCCATGGCGACCCTCTTCGACACGACCATCGGTCTCCTCACTGGCAGCCAGTTGGAAGACACTCTCGAAGAGGTGCTCTGGTCCCTCACTTCGATCTTCCATCGTCGGCTCACCCATATCCAGAAGCTTCTCGACGACAATGAATTCGAGGTCCGGGAAAGTATGGCCATCCAGGACGGCTCCGAGGTCGCCTCGGTCGAACTCGAGCGCCTCCAGATGATCGGGCTGAAGCTCTGGGACCATCGCGACGCTTTCGAGCAGATGCGCGATCTAGCCGTGGACCACTTCTCTGCCGCCACGGGCTCGCCCTGGCTGCCCCGCACCGGATCCAAGGTCTCGCATCGCGGCTTGACCTCCGCCGTGGTGGACAGCCGGGCCTATCTCTCGGCCAAGCGCCGCAAGGAGACCGAGGTGCATTGCCCTGAAGGCACTCGGATCGCTTTCTCAGGCGGTGACTATCACGCATATGATCTGATCTGGTCCGTCCTCGACGCTACGCACGCTAAATACCCCGACATGGTGCTCTTGCACGGTGGCACACCCAAAGGCGCCGAGATGATCGCGGCCCGTTGGGCAGATACCCGGGGTGTCACCCAGGTGGTCTTCAAACCCGACTGGAAGAGCCACGGCAAGGCCGCTCCCTTCAAGCGCAACGACAAGATGCTCGAGACCATGCCGCAGGGTCTGATCGCGACACCTGGTTCCGGTATCACCGAGAACATCGTCGACAAGGCCCGCAAGCTCGGGATCCGCATCAAGAGGATCGGGGCTTAGGCCCCGATTCACGCGCCGCGCAAGAGATCCTGCACGACAGAAGGCTTCTTTGCGATCAATGCGAGCAGTACCTGCGCCGGGCCTGTCGGTTGCCGACGTCCATGTTCCCAGTTCAGCAGCGTGCCTTTCGCGACGCCAATGCTCTTGGCGAACTCTGCCTGCGACAGGCCAGTTCGTTGCCGGACTTCGGCGACATCGACCTCCGCCACGGAAAGTTCATGTACCTTCGCGCCTGCCAAATCGCCATCTGCGAAGGCCAGAGCCTCTTCCAGCCCCTTGGTGATGGATTCGAATGCACTCATGTTGCGTCTCCATATTTCGCGACAAGCGCCTTGCTCATCTCTACCGCCGCGGCCTGCTCAGACTTCGACAGGTTGGCTTTCTCATTCTTGGCAAAGACCGTAATCAGAAAGATCGGCATATGGGTCCCGCCAAAGACATACACCGTCCTGAAGCCGCCGCTCTTTCCGCCCCCCTCTCTCGGGATGCGGACCTTCCGAAGTCCGCCGCCAAGAGAGACTCCAGCTTCCGGATTGGCGGCGATGAAGTCGATCGCGGCCTCTCGCTCCTGGTCCGACATGATTGCCTTGGCGCGCCTCTGAAATTCGGGCAGTTCGACCACTGTTTGCAATCGTGTCATCTCTTGTCCCATATAGGTTTCGGCAGTGTATGTGTCAATGACGTATAGCATGAGCACTGGAAGGACAAGTCGGCGACGCTTGCCGGAGCTAGAGAGGATGTCCCGTCCGTTGGTAGCGGCGGCCCTTGGTCAAATGTCCTGTCGCATTTTCTGACCTAGCCAACCAGCCGGGCTGTCATCTAGGGCTATTGGGTGGTTGCGGTGTCTCGTGGCGAGCCGGCCTTTCGTTCCACGCTCTTATCGCGCCGAGCACACCTCCGCATCGTGGGCGCTTCAGCGAAGACTATCGGCACGTTAGTGATCCTGGGGATGCGACTTTGACGTCTGGACTATGTCTCATCTTCGGAGAATTAGGAAGGAGCCAAGACCTTCGTGGCATCTCCCTCGGCTGTTCACCCTGTTTCATTCGCAGCCATCGCACTTCTCCTTTTGTCTGAGTTGCATGACATGCTGGTCGCAGCTGTCGTCCCGTCCACAAAGGTTGTCGCCGATCTTTTTCCCCTGACCCTGCGGGTTATTCCTCGCGGATCAAAAAGACCGGCGCCTGCCCCTCTCCAGCTCACGCTCCGCCTTCGGTGTGTCCGGGCCTTGGCCAGCTGCAAGGTGACCATCATTGCAACGCAAACAAGGAGAAGAGCAATGACCACGAACTGCATCAAATTCACCAGCGCCGACTTTGAGACCGCCAAGGGCGTCGGCTCCATCTCGACCCTGACTTTTGATCTCGACATCACGGTCGAACCCGTCGCGAGCGCGAACCCGATGGCCCCCACGCACCGCGTCCTCGGCCGCTCCCCGCGCGGCAAGCTGGTCGAGTGCGGCGGCATCTGGAAGAAGCAGAACAAGGAGACCGGCGCCGACTACTACACGCTGACCATCCGCGATCACGGCTTCAACGCCAATCTCGGCAAGGCCGCGAACCAGGACGATCTGTCCCTGCAGGCCGTCATCCCTTGGGGTCCCAAAGACGCCACCTGAAACCAAAGTTGGCGGGGGCTTACCTCCGCCAATTCGTTTACAGCTGTAAAATCAACCTAGATCGCGGTCGTGGATATAGTCTCTTCAAGCGTTGATAGACACTAAATAGAGGAAAAATCTTGACTTAGTCGCGTGAATCACTGCTTTTATCCCCAAGTGGCGCGAAAAAGGCCACATTTTCGAAATTGGGGCAACCAGATGATTCCTGTGACACCATTGGCAAGTGAGCGCCCTTCGGCTCTTGCAACGGAGATTTCCGAACGACTCAACGCTGCCATCAGGGAACATCTGCTCTCTGCTTTTGCCCCAGACAACACTAAGACGCTACGCTCTTTTTCGGCACCTGAGGCCGCTGAGCTCTTGGGAGTATCCGGACAGTTCATGCGAAAGGTTCACGCTGAGGGTACAATCCCTGAACCAGACGATATCCGGGGTGGCCGGCGCTACTATACAGCCCAAGAGATATGGGACGCGCGCGAAGTTCTAGAGAAGACCTCTCGGAA from Celeribacter baekdonensis includes these protein-coding regions:
- a CDS encoding NmrA family NAD(P)-binding protein; this encodes MLIVTGATGQLGRKIVENLLHHVAAERIGISVRDTTNAEAFTALGVRVRQGDYNDPESLRHAWDGAEHLLLVSSNAAASGGNPLPQHATAIDVARDIGVERIFYTSQVSSSPDSHFSPGRDHAATEAMLATSGMSWTALRHGFYAASAVMMNAKGLKAGRLAAPQDGKVAWTTHDDLAAVDAALLAGQEVIDGPTPPLTGAEALDLAELAERAGQIMGRPVERVLISEDVLQANARASGVPEGSTAVMLGYYRAARAGEFSTVDPTLSRILGRTPQTMSAVLQASLR
- a CDS encoding LysR substrate-binding domain-containing protein, whose translation is MRATDQGLALAARIAPLMAEVRAACAETASSTGRVSGRLKINVPGAVMPDILPPIMAAFQHRHPAVEVELVVDNGLVDIVASDCDAGIRYGASLEKDMISIPIGPRRQQIALAASPAYVEAHGCPETPAQLTTHDAIRYRLPGGPLLPWTLQAGGKAITVEPATRLVLSVNALNSGLSYARAGMGIIAMFRNWLEDDFRAQTLVPILKEHWHPLDGPRLYYPNRFTSNALRAFIETCQSKVSGDE
- a CDS encoding DUF6915 family protein, producing the protein MAHPLHHAESSARKFGGVPEDYQHVHDWFDSSKEHLAIFTHRAHRHHALGIFEAERLFGRSLTNSAGRVVPIRWIGEQHVREDCQGRIPSLADWLGRIQPEPWMANGRIDNDPTQIGSDPRAAWIEAVANHQTILGFEDWLLKVSVEHTQHRQNRAAA
- a CDS encoding strawberry notch-like NTP hydrolase domain-containing protein, translated to MNAYPHSAPLAPEPEAPVRPEASRFSHNLIQAAKTLVPQFEAGKPVDAAALRAAMEDAFGASDTSGAWVWKDAYEAAEIAQILILWRYGALMQRQAASPQAFLTMIERLASLAPPHTRRSEDSVRLQQFSTPLPLAAIVAQVAGLHADDLVLEPSAGTGMLAIFARIAGARLALNELAETRRALLGHLFPNTVVSDHDAASIDDRLDRSITPSVIVMNPPFSAANHVEGQFRQATSQHVLSVLARLAPGGRLVVITGESFRPSAKSFQSTFQRIASSADVVFSAAIEGKVFARHGTTVDTRLTVIDKCAVDELETPKVDIDAAYHPICDTTAELLSAVLTHCPERQSPQPSPTSSALSVPSRPTRINLHALRNAARKESRALAEERAKHPFDDIETALLDYLPKAWSEPDGTLQDAVYEAYDLQAIRIDRAAEHPTALVQSAAMASVPPPVPSYRPVLPKTLVADGLLSAPQLESVIYAGNAHQTHLKGWFTRGEIEGHLMAAAEGDEGAFRLRKGWFLGDGTGCGKGRQVAGIILDNWLQGRRRAVWVSKSDKLIEDARRDWMALGGREGDIVPLSKFRQGSDIRLPEGILFVTYATLRSAEREGKASRLDQVTSWLGDGFDGVIAFDESHAMANAAGEKSDRGDKKASQQGLAGLALQNALPDARALYVSATGATVVGNLAYAARLGLWGTGDFPFVTRAEFVAAMEAGGIAAMEMISRDLKALGLYLARSLSYAGVEYDMLVHELTPAQVAIYDSYADAYQIIHTNLEAALQASGVSSETGTLNAQAKSAARSAFESNKQRFFNHLITAMKCPSLIRSIEADLAAGHSAVIQVVSTSEAVMERRLEDIPPSEWDDLQVDFTPRENIMDYLMHSFPTQLFEPYTDENGDLRSRPALDGDGNPIICREAERRRDDLIEHLGALAPVQGALDQILWHFGGDAVAEVTGRKRRIVKTREGRLKVENRPTSSNLGETQAFMDDAKRILIFSDAGGTGRSYHADLGAKNQRLRVHYLLEPGWKADNAIQGLGRTNRTNQAQPPLFRPVATNVKGEKRFLSTIARRLDTLGAITKGQRETGGQNMFRAEDNLESPYARAALRQFFYKLRAGKIEACSYAKFQEMTGLTLDEADGTMKENLPPIQQFLNRCLALRIDMQDAIFEAFGGFLSAIIEDARQAGTLDVGLETLRAEKFVITDRKVIFEHEATGAAATALTVERTDRNDPLTLPRVKAICADSEGATLCWNTTSKRAALMVKAPACMDEDGVPILRVKLLRPMATEILALSEFSKSHWDEIDDAMFEQLWQAEVEAVPEFTTSKITLICGLLLPIWDRLPVDNMRIYRLQTEDGERAIGRLVSQEQLLNVYARLGLDCQIEMSPQEVFAAVMDAKTTLSLLCGYQLRRSLVMGQPRLELIGASGAALPGLKALGCFTEVIQWKTRVFIPVDGVDVVARVLAEHPVGASGADAAA
- a CDS encoding DUF7146 domain-containing protein, coding for MSARRSIADLSADLADRAESFCRQYFPKGRKQGNYWQVGDTSGAKGQSLAIRLQAQGGRKAGSWTDYATGQYGDLIDLLHERLGSVTLKETLREARSFLGEAPCPAVPRETPRAERPDAAPSKRIARARKLFAAGKPVFGTLAATYLQGRGITRLGPALRYHPRVFLRQGEDDPDPPQRAPALLAKITDNRGQITGCARTYLDLSTGGLAEIESPKRILGQLHGHAIRFWSGISRTDLIVGEGLENTLSIGTALPEFDLASCLTATHLGLFIPLPGIKRIWIARDNDEAGRNASKRLRNRLESLGITCGDLVPNMGDFNGYLRAFGKDALRRSLLKAMKAQGLEIEGG
- a CDS encoding DUF6878 family protein, yielding MTQVNDFYTQMLESQRRAAEQRVETRAALLTELRALGVRSIKVQYEGYGDSGNVEDVVVSPDTITLTEELRHRVEDFGWDFAYALSPGFENNEGGYGELTWALEVDKIGVSHSNRYIETDTTEHEGL